A region of Arabidopsis thaliana chromosome 5, partial sequence DNA encodes the following proteins:
- the HTR11 gene encoding histone 3 11 (histone 3 11 (HTR11); FUNCTIONS IN: DNA binding; INVOLVED IN: nucleosome assembly; LOCATED IN: nucleosome; EXPRESSED IN: 8 plant structures; EXPRESSED DURING: 6 growth stages; CONTAINS InterPro DOMAIN/s: Histone H3 (InterPro:IPR000164), Histone-fold (InterPro:IPR009072), Histone core (InterPro:IPR007125); BEST Arabidopsis thaliana protein match is: Histone superfamily protein (TAIR:AT5G10400.1); Has 1807 Blast hits to 1807 proteins in 277 species: Archae - 0; Bacteria - 0; Metazoa - 736; Fungi - 347; Plants - 385; Viruses - 0; Other Eukaryotes - 339 (source: NCBI BLink).): MARTKQTARISTGGKAPRKQLAPKAARQSAPATGGVKKPHRFRPGTVALRDIRKYQKSTEILIRKLPFQRLVREIAQDFKTDLRFQSSAVAALQEAAEAYLVGLFEDTNLCAIHAKRVTIMPKEIQLARRIRGERARGE, encoded by the coding sequence ATGGCTCGTACCAAGCAGACTGCTAGAATATCCACCGGAGGAAAAGCTCCGAGGAAGCAATTAGCGCCAAAAGCGGCGAGACAATCTGCACCAGCAACGGGAGGAGTGAAGAAGCCACACAGATTCCGTCCAGGAACTGTTGCGTTGAGAGATATTAGGAAATACCAAAAGAGTACCGAGATTTTGATCAGAAAGCTTCCGTTTCAGCGACTTGTTCGTGAGATCGCTCAAGATTTCAAAACGGATCTGAGGTTTCAGAGCAGTGCCGTCGCTGCTCTCCAGGAAGCTGCTGAGGCTTACCTTGTTGGGTTATTCGAAGATACAAACCTCTGTGCGATTCACGCAAAGAGGGTGACGATCATGCCTAAAGAGATCCAATTAGCGAGAAGGATTAGAGGTGAGAGAGCTCGAGGAGAgtga
- a CDS encoding Histone superfamily protein (Histone superfamily protein; FUNCTIONS IN: DNA binding; INVOLVED IN: nucleosome assembly; LOCATED IN: chloroplast, nucleosome; EXPRESSED IN: 23 plant structures; EXPRESSED DURING: 14 growth stages; CONTAINS InterPro DOMAIN/s: Histone H3 (InterPro:IPR000164), Histone-fold (InterPro:IPR009072), Histone core (InterPro:IPR007125); BEST Arabidopsis thaliana protein match is: Histone superfamily protein (TAIR:AT5G10400.1); Has 1807 Blast hits to 1807 proteins in 277 species: Archae - 0; Bacteria - 0; Metazoa - 736; Fungi - 347; Plants - 385; Viruses - 0; Other Eukaryotes - 339 (source: NCBI BLink).), translated as MARTKQTARKSTGGKAPRKQLATKAARKSAPATGGVKKPHRFRPGTVALREIRKYQKSTELLIRKLPFQRLVREIAQDFKTDLRFQSSAVAALQEAAEAYLVGLFEDTNLCAIHAKRVTIMPKDIQLARRIRGERA; from the coding sequence ATGGCTCGTACCAAGCAAACCGCAAGGAAATCCACCGGAGGAAAAGCCCCAAGGAAACAACTCGCAACAAAGGCGGCGAGGAAATCAGCTCCGGCGACCGGAGGAGTAAAGAAGCCACACAGATTCCGTCCTGGAACTGTTGCCCTAAGAGAAATCAGGAAGTATCAGAAGAGCACTGAGCTTCTGATCCGCAAGCTTCCGTTCCAGCGTTTGGTTCGTGAGATCGCTCAGGATTTCAAAACAGATCTGCGTTTCCAGAGCAGCGCCGTCGCAGCACTTCAGGAAGCGGCTGAAGCATACCTCGTTGGATTGTTTGAAGACACCAATCTTTGCGCGATTCATGCTAAGAGAGTCACTATCATGCCTAAGGATATTCAATTGGCGAGGAGAATTAGAGGCGAGAGGGCTTAA
- a CDS encoding ENTH/ANTH/VHS superfamily protein (ENTH/ANTH/VHS superfamily protein; FUNCTIONS IN: phospholipid binding, binding; INVOLVED IN: biological_process unknown; LOCATED IN: cellular_component unknown; EXPRESSED IN: 6 plant structures; EXPRESSED DURING: 6 growth stages; CONTAINS InterPro DOMAIN/s: Epsin-like, N-terminal (InterPro:IPR013809), ANTH (InterPro:IPR011417), ENTH/VHS (InterPro:IPR008942); BEST Arabidopsis thaliana protein match is: ENTH/ANTH/VHS superfamily protein (TAIR:AT5G10410.1); Has 1807 Blast hits to 1807 proteins in 277 species: Archae - 0; Bacteria - 0; Metazoa - 736; Fungi - 347; Plants - 385; Viruses - 0; Other Eukaryotes - 339 (source: NCBI BLink).), with protein MGKLATLNGILKDEASQMKLNVVHLCSSVNAKTIDLALLKATSHTSNNPPSDKYVTFLQSTIDTCYGPDTVDAILHRLRVTTDVCVAAKCLILLHKMVKSESGYNGEDSLRNNINHRTLIYTQGGSNLKLNDLNVNSSRFTRELTPWVQWYKQYLDCYLSIAEVLGITPNIKEKNEDKRLETQRVSSYPMDCILKQIDFLVELFEHISDRPKAPQSKLNKIVIEMTELMVQDYFSAIRLMRIRFEELNVRVAKPNELVPVLEKLENCKEGLSEFSWRSKYLIADFWYLVSKLKDM; from the exons ATGGGAAAATTAGCGACCTTGAATGGCATATTGAAAGACGAAGCCTCACAGATGAAACTCAATGTGGTTCATTTGTGTAGCTCCGTGAATGCCAAAACCATTGATTTAGCTCTCTTGAAAGCCACGTCTCATACCTCAAACAACCCGCCTTCAGACAAATACGTCACTTTTCTCCAATCAACTATTGACACGTGTTACGGTCCTGATACTGTTGATGCGATCTTGCATAGGCTGCGTGTGACGACGGACGTATGTGTGGCTGCTAAATGTCTCATTCTTCTCCATAAAATGGTTAAATCAGAAAGTGGGTATAATGGAGAAGATAGTCTTCGGAACAATATTAATCATCGTACTTTGATTTATACTCAAGGAGGGAGTAATCTTAAATTGAATGATCTTAATGTAAATTCATCTCGTTTTACTAGAGAGTTGACTCCATGGGTTCAATG GTACAAACAATATCTAGATTGTTACTTATCTATTGCGGAGGTTTTAGGTATTACTccaaacataaaagaaaaaaacgaagatAAGCGTTTGGAGACTCAGCGAGTCTCGTCTTACCCAATGGATTGCATTCTCAAACAAATTGATTTCCTAGTAGAACTATTCGAACATATAAGTGATAGGCCAAAAGCTCCACAGTCGAAGCTGAACAAAATCGTTATTGAAATGACAGAACTAATGGTACAAGACTACTTCTCCGCCATAAGATTGATGAGGATAAGATTTGAAGAATTGAACGTAAGAGTAGCTAAACCTAACGAGTTGGTTCCGGTTTTGGAGAAGCTTGAAAACTGCAAGGAGGGTTTGAGCGAGTTTTCTTGGCGAAGCAAGTATTTGATTGCAGATTTTTGGTATTTGGTATCGAAATTAAAAGATATGTAA
- a CDS encoding MATE efflux family protein (MATE efflux family protein; FUNCTIONS IN: antiporter activity, drug transmembrane transporter activity, transporter activity; INVOLVED IN: drug transmembrane transport, ripening, transmembrane transport; LOCATED IN: membrane; EXPRESSED IN: 22 plant structures; EXPRESSED DURING: 13 growth stages; CONTAINS InterPro DOMAIN/s: Multi antimicrobial extrusion protein MatE (InterPro:IPR002528); BEST Arabidopsis thaliana protein match is: MATE efflux family protein (TAIR:AT5G44050.1); Has 1807 Blast hits to 1807 proteins in 277 species: Archae - 0; Bacteria - 0; Metazoa - 736; Fungi - 347; Plants - 385; Viruses - 0; Other Eukaryotes - 339 (source: NCBI BLink).), with protein MRGGDGEEGSESRVALLKSPHTAEEDGEGLKDRILVETKKLWQIVGPAIFSRVTTYSMLVITQAFAGHLGDLELAAISIVNNVTVGFNFGLLLGMASALETLCGQAFGAKKYHMLGVYMQRSWIVLFFCCVLLLPTYIFTTPVLKFLGQPDDIAELSGVVAIWVIPLHFAFTLSFPLQRFLQCQLKNRVTAYAAAVALVVHILVCWLFVDGLKLGVVGTVATISISWWVNVLILLVYSTCGGCPLTWTGLSSEALTGLWEFLKLSASSGVMLCLENWYYRILIIMTGNLQNARIAVDSLSICMAINGWEMMIPLAFFAGTGVRVANELGAGNGKGARFATIVSVTQSLIIGLFFWVLIMLLHNQIAWIFSSSVAVLDAVNKLSLLLAFTVLLNSVQPVLSGVAVGSGWQSYVAYINLGCYYCIGVPLGFLMGWGFKLGVMGIWGGMIFGGTAVQTMILSFITMRCDWEKEAQKASARINKWSNTIK; from the exons ATGAGGGGAggtgatggagaagaaggatCGGAGTCAAGAGTTGCACTGTTGAAAAGTCCTCACACGGCGGAGGAAGACGGTGAAGGATTGAAGGATAGAATTTTGGTTGAGACAAAAAAGCTATGGCAAATAGTTGGTCCGGCCATATTCAGTCGAGTAACGACATATTCGATGCTTGTAATCACTCAAGCTTTCGCTGGTCATCTCGGCGATCTTGAACTCGCCGCCATATCCATCGTTAATAACGTCACCGTTGGCTTCAACTTTGGCCTCTTG CTTGGAATGGCGAGTGCGTTGGAAACGCTGTGTGGACAAGCGTTTGGAGCGAAGAAATATCATATGTTGGGAGTTTATATGCAGCGTTCTTGGattgttctcttcttttgctGTGTCTTGTTATTACCAACTTATATTTTCACTACTCCGGTTCTTAAATTTCTTGGTCAACCGGACGATATCGCTGAGCTGTCCGGTGTTGTCGCCATTTGGGTCATACCGCTTCATTTCGCCTTCACTTTGTCTTTTCCCCTTCAACGTTTCCTTCAGTGCCAGCTCAAAAACCGA GTGACTGCGTATGCGGCAGCGGTTGCATTGGTGGTTCATATTTTAGTGTGTTGGTTGTTCGTGGACGGGCTTAAACTAGGAGTCGTGGGGACTGTAGCTACGATTAGTATCTCGTGGTGGGTCAATGTTCTTATTCTGTTAGTTTACTCTACTTGTGGTGGTTGTCCGCTTACTTGGACCGGCTTATCCTCTGAAGCCTTAACCGGACTTTGGGAATTCCTTAaactctctgcttcttcaggCGTCATGCTCTG TTTGGAGAATTGGTATTATCGGATTTTGATTATAATGACTGGGAATCTTCAAAATGCTCGAATCGCCGTTGACTCCTTGTCCATATG CATGGCGATAAATGGTTGGGAGATGATGATACCTCTCGCTTTCTTCGCCGGAACCGG TGTCCGTGTGGCGAACGAATTAGGAGCTGGTAATGGTAAAGGAGCAAGATTTGCGACGATTGTATCGGTAACACAATCGTTGATAATcggattgtttttttgggtgcTAATAATGCTTCTCCATAACCAAATCGCATGGATCTTCTCTTCGAGTGTAGCCGTCTTAGACGCCGTCAATAAACTCTCACTTCTGCTAGCTTTCACCGTTCTTCTTAACAGCGTTCAACCGGTTCTTTCCG GTGTGGCGGTTGGATCGGGTTGGCAATCGTACGTGGCATATATAAACTTGGGATGTTACTATTGCATTGGTGTTCCACTTGGGTTTCTCATGGGCTGGGGTTTTAAACTCGGTGTCATG GGAATTTGGGGTGGTATGATTTTTGGAGGAACCGCTGTTCAAACCATGATCTTAAGTTTTATCACAATGAGATGTGACTGGGAAAAAGAG GCGCAGAAAGCAAGTGCTCGTATTAACAAATGGTCCAACACAATAAAATGA
- the AGP7 gene encoding arabinogalactan protein 7 (arabinogalactan protein 7 (AGP7); BEST Arabidopsis thaliana protein match is: arabinogalactan protein 4 (TAIR:AT5G10430.1); Has 30201 Blast hits to 17322 proteins in 780 species: Archae - 12; Bacteria - 1396; Metazoa - 17338; Fungi - 3422; Plants - 5037; Viruses - 0; Other Eukaryotes - 2996 (source: NCBI BLink).) — MNSKIIEAFFIVALFTTSCLAQAPAPSPTTTVTPPPVATPPPAATPAPTTTPPPAVSPAPTSSPPSSAPSPSSDAPTASPPAPEGPGVSPGELAPTPSDASAPPPNAALTNKAFVVGSLVAAIIYAVVLA; from the coding sequence ATGAATTCGAAGATCATCGAAGCTTTCTTCATCGTTGCTCTCTTCACTACCTCATGCCTCGCTCAAGCTCCAGCTCCTTCTCCAACCACCACCGTCACTCCTCCTCCCGTTGCCACTCCACCACCCGCCGCAACTCCCGCTCCGACCACCACTCCACCACCTGCCGTCTCCCCTGCCCCCACCTCTTCTCCTCCGTCTTCAGCTCCTTCTCCGTCGTCTGATGCCCCTACCGCTTCTCCACCTGCACCGGAAGGTCCCGGAGTTAGCCCCGGCGAACTAGCCCCGACACCTTCCGATGCTTCCGCTCCTCCACCTAACGCCGCTTTAACCAACAAAGCTTTCGTCGTCGGTTCACTTGTCGCCGCGATTATTTACGCCGTCGTGTTGGCTTAG